In the Maribacter sp. MJ134 genome, one interval contains:
- the apaG gene encoding Co2+/Mg2+ efflux protein ApaG, which yields MTTQVTKGIKISVNTNFEGTFFKNYKMHYAFGYTITIENQSKEPVQLTSRHWRIYDSLNDIEILDGEGVIGKKPVIQPGESHTYNSGCLLTSPIGAMKGHYNMVNFDSSEKFRVFIPTFKFSAPFALN from the coding sequence ATGACTACACAGGTTACTAAAGGCATTAAGATTTCAGTAAATACTAATTTTGAAGGTACTTTCTTTAAAAATTATAAAATGCACTATGCTTTCGGGTATACCATTACAATTGAGAATCAAAGCAAAGAACCTGTGCAACTCACATCACGTCATTGGAGAATCTACGACTCCTTAAACGATATTGAAATTTTGGACGGTGAAGGTGTTATTGGCAAAAAACCGGTAATTCAACCCGGGGAATCGCATACCTACAATTCCGGCTGCTTGTTAACCTCCCCTATAGGAGCTATGAAAGGACATTATAACATGGTGAATTTTGATTCCTCAGAGAAATTCAGAGTGTTCATTCCTACATTTAAATTTAGCGCACCGTTCGCCTTAAATTGA
- a CDS encoding DUF3667 domain-containing protein, whose translation MSDKYCPNCAQANSTKKLSLKDFFDEFFSNVLSYDSKLLKTLGALLLRPGKITRDYIEGKRVSYTNPFRFLLSLSIVYFLLMGLSGDFSQIDKFADTTGNEILNFEADDVIQNLDFEEKKEAESFLNTIDSLKLGEFIRNQQRKKDSMILAHPKKELEAVSDKGFIARYFEKQKIFTLLIENDTIYVFDDLVEKYNIENSREHRMSFSGAKSLIKAKSRPGEYISSLISKLPFTTFFFLPVFAIFVWLMYIRKKYTYTDHLIFSFHNQSLLFILLIISYLIDNIFGIESGGIFFLIFGIYLYKAMRNYYQQGRFKTIVKYLFLNTIFIILAIVGVAILFTTSIFTF comes from the coding sequence ATGAGCGATAAGTATTGCCCTAACTGTGCACAAGCCAATAGCACCAAAAAGCTTTCCTTAAAGGATTTTTTTGATGAGTTTTTTTCCAATGTTCTTTCTTACGACTCTAAACTGCTCAAGACCCTGGGCGCCCTTTTATTAAGACCGGGGAAAATTACCCGCGACTATATAGAAGGTAAACGGGTTTCTTATACCAATCCTTTTAGGTTTCTTTTAAGCCTATCTATCGTATACTTTCTTTTAATGGGCTTATCAGGTGATTTTTCACAAATAGATAAATTTGCGGATACCACTGGAAATGAAATTCTAAATTTTGAGGCCGACGATGTCATTCAAAATTTAGACTTTGAAGAGAAAAAAGAGGCGGAGAGCTTCTTAAACACTATAGACTCCTTAAAATTAGGAGAATTTATCCGTAATCAGCAGCGTAAAAAAGATTCTATGATCCTTGCGCATCCAAAAAAAGAATTGGAAGCCGTATCGGATAAAGGCTTTATTGCAAGGTATTTTGAAAAACAAAAGATTTTTACTCTTTTAATAGAAAACGACACTATCTACGTTTTTGATGATCTTGTTGAGAAATATAATATTGAAAACAGCCGGGAGCACCGCATGTCATTTAGCGGCGCAAAAAGCCTGATCAAGGCCAAAAGTCGACCGGGTGAGTACATTAGTTCCTTAATTTCAAAATTGCCTTTCACCACATTTTTCTTTCTGCCGGTCTTCGCCATCTTCGTTTGGTTGATGTATATCAGAAAAAAATACACTTATACCGATCATTTAATCTTTAGTTTCCACAATCAATCATTGTTATTTATCTTGCTCATTATTAGTTATTTGATAGATAATATTTTTGGTATTGAAAGCGGAGGTATCTTCTTTCTCATTTTTGGGATTTACCTCTACAAGGCAATGAGAAATTATTACCAGCAAGGAAGGTTTAAAACTATTGTTAAATATCTTTTTCTCAATACTATTTTCATTATTTTGGCTATTGTAGGTGTAGCAATATTGTTCACCACCAGCATTTTTACATTTTAG
- a CDS encoding DUF5103 domain-containing protein produces MRFFLKQILLLFFLQNTVAQVQEEVIEPENIKSIIFKGPTEDQFPIIQLGEPMYLEFDDLLANEQDYYYKIVHCDYDWTPSDLLKSQYLSGVDNQRIINYENSYTTLETYSNYQLTIPNENVKLKVSGNYVLEIYNSSYELQFSRRFVVYKDIVKVGGTVKRSRDFDFLNEKQVVQFAINAGNFRLVNPKKEVKVAILQNYYWPNALYNIKPQFTLGQELVYRYDQETAFNGGNEYLLFDTSDLRAPSSQISRIELNEIYHHYLFSDDYRNDEPYTFFPDINGDFTIRTLQGENASREAEYTNVHFSLPYTEALALDDVHIFGKYNNYALTEENKMVYNEENGMMEAVIKFKQGFYNYKYVTKNSENEIRLNPVGGNFHFTENNYLILVYYRDFGDMYDSIIGVGSANSRNITN; encoded by the coding sequence ATGCGCTTTTTCCTTAAACAAATTCTTTTACTTTTTTTTCTACAAAATACGGTTGCTCAAGTACAGGAGGAAGTAATTGAACCAGAGAATATTAAATCGATTATTTTCAAAGGCCCTACAGAAGATCAGTTCCCTATTATACAGCTAGGTGAACCGATGTATTTAGAGTTTGACGATTTGTTGGCCAACGAACAGGACTACTACTATAAAATAGTGCACTGTGATTACGACTGGACACCATCGGACCTGCTTAAATCACAATATTTGAGTGGCGTGGACAATCAGCGAATCATTAATTACGAAAACAGCTACACCACGCTAGAGACCTATTCCAACTACCAATTAACCATTCCCAACGAGAATGTAAAATTGAAAGTTAGCGGCAATTATGTCCTAGAAATTTACAACAGTAGTTATGAACTTCAATTTTCTAGAAGATTTGTAGTCTATAAAGATATCGTTAAAGTAGGTGGTACGGTAAAACGGTCCAGGGATTTTGACTTTTTAAACGAGAAACAGGTGGTACAGTTTGCCATCAATGCGGGTAATTTTAGATTGGTAAATCCAAAAAAGGAAGTGAAAGTGGCTATTTTACAGAATTATTATTGGCCTAACGCTCTTTACAACATTAAACCACAATTTACACTTGGTCAAGAGCTGGTGTACAGATACGACCAAGAGACCGCATTCAACGGTGGTAATGAGTATCTGCTCTTTGACACAAGCGACTTAAGGGCCCCAAGTTCCCAGATATCAAGAATTGAATTGAACGAAATCTACCATCACTACCTATTCTCCGATGATTACAGAAATGACGAACCCTACACCTTTTTCCCTGACATAAATGGTGATTTTACGATTAGAACATTGCAGGGCGAGAACGCTTCCAGAGAAGCTGAGTACACTAATGTACATTTTAGTCTGCCCTATACCGAGGCACTAGCACTGGACGATGTTCACATATTCGGAAAGTACAATAACTATGCCTTGACCGAAGAGAACAAAATGGTCTACAATGAAGAAAATGGTATGATGGAAGCCGTAATAAAATTCAAACAAGGCTTTTACAATTACAAATACGTGACAAAAAACTCGGAAAATGAAATCCGCTTAAATCCTGTAGGAGGTAATTTTCATTTTACCGAAAATAATTACTTGATTTTGGTATATTACAGGGATTTTGGCGACATGTACGATAGTATTATTGGCGTAGGTTCGGCAAACTCTAGAAACATCACCAATTAG
- a CDS encoding Na(+)-translocating NADH-quinone reductase subunit A, which yields MSKDIRIKKGLNLNLVGAAELTTSKAVASNVYTLNLEDFHGVTPKMLVKQGAEIKAGEPIFYNKNVEEMLFVSPVSGELVEIERGARRKILTVKILADKTQETSSHKAISLESATKQDVKAFLLKGGCWPFIKQRPYDVIANPDTTPKSIFVSGYNSGPLTADLDYVLKGKEAELQAALNALAKLTPGKIHISVGQNADSPLAGMSGVELHKVSGPHPAGLVGTQINRLDPINKGEVVWTVAPQDLVIIGEFLLTGKFNADRTVALAGSSVKAPKYYTTKIGAEISTFLYGSGVNEENFRVINGDVLTGSKSSPDGSLGFYNNTVTVIPEGDDYDFFGWNKPIFNKVSNTRALTFSWLQPKKKYDLNTNTNGEHRAFVVTGQYEEVFPLDIYPMQLLKACMVKDLDEMEQLGLYEVAPEDFSLTEFICISKQPHQRIIREGLDLLQKEIG from the coding sequence ATGTCTAAAGACATTCGAATCAAAAAAGGTCTGAACCTCAATTTAGTAGGTGCTGCAGAGCTTACAACGTCTAAAGCTGTAGCGAGTAACGTTTACACTTTAAATCTAGAGGATTTTCATGGTGTGACGCCAAAAATGCTTGTAAAACAAGGAGCTGAGATAAAAGCGGGAGAACCTATATTCTACAACAAAAACGTAGAGGAGATGCTTTTTGTGTCTCCTGTAAGTGGAGAGTTGGTGGAGATAGAAAGAGGAGCGAGAAGAAAAATCCTTACCGTAAAAATCTTGGCGGACAAGACTCAGGAAACGTCAAGTCACAAAGCTATCTCATTAGAAAGCGCTACTAAGCAAGATGTAAAGGCATTTTTATTAAAGGGTGGATGCTGGCCATTTATCAAACAGAGGCCCTATGACGTTATTGCAAATCCCGATACTACGCCGAAGTCTATATTCGTGTCCGGCTATAATTCAGGACCATTGACTGCAGACTTGGATTATGTGCTAAAAGGTAAAGAGGCAGAGCTGCAGGCTGCGTTGAACGCACTAGCAAAACTGACACCAGGTAAGATTCACATATCGGTTGGTCAAAATGCAGATTCTCCCCTTGCTGGAATGAGTGGGGTTGAATTGCACAAAGTTTCTGGACCACACCCTGCAGGTTTGGTGGGAACACAAATCAATAGATTAGACCCCATTAATAAGGGGGAGGTGGTCTGGACCGTTGCTCCACAGGATTTAGTGATTATCGGCGAGTTTTTGTTGACAGGAAAATTTAATGCGGACAGAACTGTTGCTTTGGCAGGTTCTTCGGTAAAAGCCCCCAAATATTATACTACCAAAATAGGTGCCGAGATATCTACTTTTTTATATGGTAGTGGTGTTAACGAGGAGAATTTTAGAGTAATCAACGGCGATGTGCTTACAGGGTCTAAAAGCAGTCCTGACGGTAGTTTAGGTTTTTATAATAATACGGTAACGGTAATTCCTGAAGGTGATGACTATGATTTCTTCGGATGGAATAAACCCATTTTCAATAAAGTTTCCAATACGAGAGCATTGACATTCTCGTGGTTACAGCCCAAAAAGAAATATGATTTAAATACGAATACCAATGGTGAACATAGGGCTTTTGTGGTTACCGGTCAGTATGAGGAGGTGTTTCCTTTGGATATTTATCCAATGCAGTTATTAAAAGCCTGTATGGTTAAGGATTTGGATGAAATGGAGCAATTAGGGCTTTACGAGGTTGCGCCAGAGGATTTTTCTTTGACAGAATTTATATGTATATCTAAGCAACCACACCAGAGGATTATTCGTGAAGGATTGGATTTGTTACAAAAAGAAATAGGATAA
- a CDS encoding NADH:ubiquinone reductase (Na(+)-transporting) subunit B — translation MSIKSKMHELKLKYQGKKMAPAFNAFHTFLFTPDETTHAGGTHVKAADDLKRTMNTVIMALIPILVFSMFNAGYQHYSAINGFPSNFSVMEHFITWDNFWIGIIKVLPLVVISYGIGLIVEFIFAVIKGHEVEEGYLVTGMLVPLIVPVDTPLWMLAVAVVFGVVIGKEVFGGTGMNILNPALTIRAFLFFAYPTWMSGDKVWVHEARERSEQILAGATNVDAISGETILGYLAQNNGAAMEAKYSISDMFFGFIPGSVGETSAFLCLLGGLFLIFSKIASWRIMVSAVIGSLVMGLIFNQVVDFGWVGETSKFYGLMSFDFWKHLIVGGLAFGIVYMATDPVTGSQTNRGKWIYGFFIGFISVMIRVFNPAYPEGVFLAILLMNVFAPTIDHYVIQSNVKRRMKRLKNAVILPLDSDAEAKELKAETV, via the coding sequence ATGAGCATAAAAAGTAAAATGCATGAGTTGAAATTAAAGTATCAGGGCAAAAAGATGGCTCCGGCCTTCAATGCTTTTCATACTTTTTTATTCACTCCGGACGAAACCACCCATGCCGGTGGCACTCATGTGAAAGCAGCAGATGATTTAAAGCGAACCATGAACACGGTAATCATGGCATTGATTCCCATATTAGTGTTCTCCATGTTCAATGCAGGCTACCAACATTATTCTGCAATCAATGGTTTTCCATCCAACTTTTCGGTTATGGAACATTTTATTACATGGGATAATTTCTGGATAGGAATCATAAAAGTACTTCCGTTGGTGGTAATTTCTTACGGGATTGGACTTATAGTTGAATTTATCTTTGCTGTAATCAAAGGTCATGAAGTAGAGGAAGGCTATTTGGTTACGGGAATGCTTGTTCCATTGATTGTTCCTGTAGATACGCCATTATGGATGTTAGCGGTAGCTGTTGTTTTCGGTGTTGTTATCGGAAAAGAGGTCTTTGGAGGTACTGGGATGAATATTTTAAATCCCGCTTTGACCATACGTGCATTTTTATTCTTCGCCTATCCTACTTGGATGAGTGGTGACAAGGTTTGGGTACACGAAGCACGGGAGCGTTCAGAACAAATTTTAGCAGGCGCAACCAATGTTGATGCTATCTCTGGTGAAACCATTTTGGGTTATTTGGCCCAGAACAATGGTGCGGCGATGGAAGCAAAATACAGTATTTCGGATATGTTCTTCGGTTTTATTCCCGGTTCTGTAGGAGAAACATCGGCTTTTCTATGCCTTTTAGGAGGTCTCTTTTTAATATTCAGTAAAATTGCTAGCTGGAGAATTATGGTTAGCGCCGTGATAGGCTCATTGGTAATGGGACTTATTTTTAATCAGGTTGTAGATTTCGGTTGGGTAGGAGAAACAAGTAAGTTCTATGGGCTAATGAGTTTCGATTTCTGGAAACATTTGATTGTAGGCGGACTTGCGTTTGGAATCGTTTACATGGCCACGGACCCTGTTACGGGGTCGCAGACCAATCGTGGTAAATGGATTTATGGTTTCTTTATTGGTTTTATTTCCGTAATGATAAGGGTATTTAATCCGGCTTATCCAGAAGGAGTTTTTCTTGCAATTCTATTAATGAACGTATTTGCTCCAACGATAGACCATTACGTCATTCAAAGTAATGTCAAGAGAAGAATGAAAAGACTTAAGAACGCGGTTATCCTTCCGTTGGATTCGGACGCAGAGGCTAAAGAACTAAAAGCAGAAACTGTTTAA
- a CDS encoding Na(+)-translocating NADH-quinone reductase subunit C, producing MALDTNKNSYTVIFAAVMVVVVGSILAFLASGLRPNIQENERFAKQQNILYAMGINENGDDAGSVNFIPTDKVEGEFKSYIKEQLVIEGDKITENNEAFLIDLKKQLAAKKKGQPYKLPLFIGEKDQKNFYIIPMYGKGLWDAIWGYIAVDDTMTVQGVYFDHKGETAGLGANIKMRYFMDDFTGESILDGTKYEGIAVAKGNNDPLNKTKDDNEVDALAGATITGNGVAAMIKESIDLYKDYLETIRVK from the coding sequence ATGGCACTAGATACAAATAAGAATAGTTACACCGTAATATTTGCGGCAGTAATGGTTGTAGTAGTAGGTTCTATACTAGCATTCCTTGCATCTGGTCTAAGACCTAACATTCAAGAGAACGAACGTTTTGCGAAACAGCAGAATATTCTCTACGCCATGGGCATAAACGAGAATGGTGATGATGCCGGTAGCGTAAACTTTATCCCTACAGACAAAGTAGAGGGAGAATTTAAAAGTTACATCAAAGAGCAACTCGTAATTGAAGGCGACAAGATTACGGAAAATAACGAGGCTTTTTTAATCGATTTGAAAAAGCAGTTAGCTGCTAAGAAAAAAGGGCAACCTTATAAACTTCCACTTTTTATTGGCGAAAAGGATCAAAAGAACTTTTACATCATTCCAATGTACGGGAAAGGACTATGGGATGCTATCTGGGGTTACATTGCGGTGGATGATACCATGACGGTTCAAGGCGTATACTTTGATCATAAAGGAGAAACGGCGGGATTGGGTGCAAATATTAAAATGCGCTATTTCATGGACGATTTTACGGGAGAAAGCATTTTAGACGGTACCAAGTATGAAGGTATCGCAGTGGCCAAAGGAAATAATGATCCTTTGAACAAAACTAAGGACGATAACGAGGTGGATGCACTTGCAGGTGCTACCATTACCGGTAACGGGGTGGCGGCTATGATTAAAGAGAGCATTGATTTGTATAAGGATTATTTAGAAACGATAAGAGTTAAATAA
- a CDS encoding NADH:ubiquinone reductase (Na(+)-transporting) subunit D, protein MGLLTKKDAGLILDPLADNNPITIQVLGICSALAITAELEASIVMSISVIFVMGIGNVVISLMRDIIPSKIRIIVQLIVVATLVIIVDQVLKAFAYELSKTLGAFIGLIITNCIIMGRFEAFALANGPWRSFLDGIGNALGYGVILIIVGFFRELLGSGTLLGFPVLGDPITKTGLYATGYENNGFMIIPPAALIVVGIIIWVQRSRNPALVEEN, encoded by the coding sequence ATGGGATTACTAACAAAAAAAGATGCTGGGTTAATATTGGACCCTTTAGCGGATAATAACCCAATTACCATTCAGGTTTTGGGAATTTGTTCGGCACTCGCGATTACTGCGGAATTGGAAGCCTCCATAGTAATGTCCATTTCCGTAATCTTTGTTATGGGTATCGGAAACGTTGTGATATCCTTAATGAGAGATATTATACCTTCAAAAATTAGAATTATCGTTCAGCTGATCGTTGTGGCTACATTGGTAATTATTGTAGACCAAGTATTAAAGGCATTTGCTTATGAGCTTAGTAAAACACTTGGAGCCTTTATTGGGTTGATTATCACTAATTGTATAATCATGGGCCGTTTTGAAGCTTTTGCTTTAGCGAATGGTCCTTGGCGTTCTTTCTTGGACGGCATAGGGAATGCTCTTGGTTATGGCGTTATATTGATAATTGTAGGCTTTTTTAGAGAACTTTTAGGTTCAGGCACGCTTTTAGGTTTCCCTGTTTTAGGAGACCCAATCACGAAAACGGGTTTGTATGCCACCGGATATGAGAATAACGGTTTCATGATTATCCCTCCTGCTGCTTTAATAGTGGTAGGTATTATCATTTGGGTACAACGTTCAAGAAACCCAGCTTTAGTAGAAGAAAACTAA
- the nqrE gene encoding NADH:ubiquinone reductase (Na(+)-transporting) subunit E, whose amino-acid sequence MLEHIELFFKSIFIDNMVFAVFLGMCSYLAVSKKVATAVGLGAAVIFVLAVTVPLNWLLDKYLLQDGALVWLGEEYADYNLSFLSFILFIATIATMVQLVEIVVEKFSPSLYNSLGIFLPLIAVNCAILGGSLFMQAREIETLGLAFNYGVSSGIGWFLAILAIAAIREKIRYSNVPAPLRGLGITFIITGLMGIGFQSFGGMLTGGGDEAPVEVENTTVQQLEQKEVLFDEDVDEVKKEIDENEISYNDVNK is encoded by the coding sequence ATGTTAGAACATATAGAATTATTCTTTAAATCCATTTTCATTGATAACATGGTTTTCGCCGTGTTCTTGGGAATGTGTTCCTATTTGGCAGTTTCCAAAAAAGTGGCGACTGCGGTAGGACTAGGTGCTGCTGTTATTTTTGTCTTGGCAGTAACCGTTCCTTTAAACTGGTTATTGGATAAATATCTTTTGCAGGACGGTGCTCTGGTATGGTTAGGAGAGGAGTATGCAGACTATAATCTTAGTTTCTTGTCCTTTATTCTTTTCATAGCTACTATAGCCACTATGGTACAATTAGTGGAAATCGTGGTAGAAAAATTTTCTCCATCACTTTACAATTCATTGGGTATATTTTTACCGCTTATTGCTGTAAACTGTGCCATTTTGGGAGGTTCACTTTTTATGCAGGCAAGAGAAATAGAGACTTTAGGTTTGGCCTTTAATTATGGGGTAAGTTCCGGTATCGGTTGGTTTTTGGCCATTTTGGCGATTGCTGCGATTAGGGAAAAAATCAGATATTCCAATGTGCCTGCACCATTAAGAGGTTTGGGAATCACCTTCATTATTACCGGACTAATGGGTATTGGATTCCAAAGTTTCGGTGGTATGCTTACCGGCGGCGGTGATGAGGCTCCGGTAGAGGTAGAAAATACCACGGTACAACAGCTAGAGCAGAAAGAAGTGCTTTTTGATGAAGATGTTGATGAAGTAAAAAAAGAGATTGACGAGAATGAAATTTCGTATAACGACGTAAACAAATAA
- the nqrF gene encoding NADH:ubiquinone reductase (Na(+)-transporting) subunit F, whose translation MILATSTGGTILITVVAFLILLMVLVALLLFTKEKLSPSGPVTITINGEKKVEVASGSSLLTTLGNQKVFLPSACGGGGTCIQCECHVLSGGGEALPTETPHFSKRELNHGARLACQVKVKQDMEITIPEEVFGIKKWPAKVVRNYNVASFIKEFVVEIPEDMGYKAGGYIQIEIPECEVKFADMDITAHPEEHDTPDKFQAEWDKFNLWPLVMKNPETVERAYSMASFPAEGREIMLNVRIATPPWDRSKNGWMDVNPGVASSYIFGLKPGDDVTISGPYGEFFINESDAEMLYVGGGAGMAPMRSHLYHLFKTLKTDRKVSYWYGGRSKRELFYLDHFYRLEKEFPNFKFYLALSEPMEEDNWKVKENIDAPGDGFVGFIHNCVIDNYLNHHESPEDIELYFCGPPLMNKAVQKMGEDFGIPDEHIRFDDFGG comes from the coding sequence ATGATTTTAGCTACAAGTACGGGTGGTACAATATTAATTACAGTAGTTGCCTTCTTAATACTATTAATGGTATTAGTGGCACTGCTATTGTTTACCAAAGAAAAATTATCACCTTCTGGGCCGGTGACCATTACCATAAACGGAGAGAAGAAAGTTGAGGTTGCATCAGGTAGTTCTTTGTTAACTACTTTGGGTAATCAAAAGGTATTCTTGCCATCGGCATGCGGTGGGGGTGGTACATGCATTCAATGTGAGTGCCACGTCCTTTCTGGTGGTGGTGAAGCGTTACCTACTGAGACGCCACACTTCTCTAAACGAGAATTAAATCACGGTGCGCGTTTGGCATGTCAGGTAAAAGTGAAGCAGGATATGGAGATTACCATTCCTGAAGAAGTTTTTGGTATCAAAAAATGGCCAGCTAAAGTAGTGCGTAATTATAACGTTGCATCTTTTATAAAGGAGTTTGTTGTTGAAATTCCAGAAGATATGGGTTATAAGGCCGGTGGATACATACAGATTGAAATTCCGGAATGTGAGGTCAAATTTGCCGATATGGATATTACGGCCCACCCAGAAGAGCATGACACTCCGGATAAATTTCAAGCAGAGTGGGATAAATTTAATTTGTGGCCTTTGGTTATGAAAAATCCTGAAACGGTTGAAAGAGCATATTCAATGGCCTCTTTTCCCGCAGAAGGAAGAGAGATTATGTTGAACGTTCGTATTGCAACTCCGCCTTGGGACCGTTCTAAGAATGGATGGATGGATGTAAATCCTGGTGTTGCTTCTTCGTATATCTTTGGTTTAAAACCAGGGGATGACGTTACTATATCCGGACCTTACGGAGAATTCTTTATTAATGAGTCCGATGCGGAAATGTTGTATGTAGGTGGTGGTGCTGGTATGGCCCCTATGCGTTCACACCTGTATCATTTGTTCAAAACATTGAAGACAGATAGAAAGGTATCTTATTGGTACGGTGGTCGTTCTAAACGAGAGTTGTTTTATTTAGATCATTTCTATCGTTTGGAGAAGGAGTTTCCGAATTTTAAATTCTATTTAGCATTGTCGGAACCTATGGAAGAAGATAATTGGAAGGTGAAAGAGAATATAGATGCACCAGGAGATGGTTTCGTAGGTTTTATACATAATTGTGTAATTGATAATTATTTAAACCACCACGAATCTCCAGAGGATATCGAACTTTATTTCTGTGGACCGCCATTAATGAACAAAGCTGTTCAAAAAATGGGAGAGGATTTTGGAATTCCGGACGAACATATTCGTTTTGACGATTTCGGAGGATAA
- a CDS encoding Na(+)-translocating NADH-quinone reductase subunit F translates to MQPLNEQELHNLAMNIVGKELEAGGFEFLAVNSELKKNPQFVCTKEKQLHFIVVKSIEYPGDPKDIAFYKSDLNKMRDHALKFEAKTYYAAVGLVNAKDYNLPVYLNEEYIVDYDGLIEIKE, encoded by the coding sequence ATGCAGCCATTAAACGAGCAAGAACTACATAACTTGGCCATGAATATCGTGGGAAAAGAACTTGAGGCTGGCGGTTTTGAGTTCTTGGCGGTAAATAGCGAATTGAAGAAGAATCCCCAATTTGTTTGCACTAAAGAAAAACAATTGCATTTTATTGTTGTAAAAAGTATTGAATATCCCGGTGACCCAAAAGATATAGCGTTTTACAAGAGTGACTTGAACAAGATGAGAGACCACGCCCTAAAGTTTGAGGCTAAGACCTATTATGCCGCTGTTGGTTTGGTCAATGCCAAGGATTACAATCTTCCGGTGTATTTGAATGAGGAGTATATAGTTGATTATGATGGTTTAATAGAGATTAAGGAATGA
- a CDS encoding FAD:protein FMN transferase: protein MKGCLSVFLVCLFFSCTNKEIVKNQAIGEALGTSYNIIYLMDEEVDYRKEIDSVFAVVNQSLSTYIPTSDISRINKGETTIEVDHMFREVFELSKEIHEATNGYFDPTVGNLVNAWGFGPEKQIVMDSAKVDSLLKYVGFNKVNITHEGIIEKEDSNIYFDFNAIAKGYAIDRVAVMLNDKGIQNFLVEVGGEIAAKGTNVVKNKPWVVGIDDPEATGDRELKLLINLENRALASSGNYRKFRVDSLTGKKFVHTIDPITGYTKDSNTLGVTILAENCAIADAYATAFMAMDLDVAFKLISSNEKLEAYIVYLDDKGETKEFLTSGFKEVVSK, encoded by the coding sequence ATGAAGGGTTGTCTAAGTGTCTTTTTAGTTTGTTTATTTTTTTCATGTACTAATAAAGAAATAGTTAAAAATCAGGCAATAGGAGAGGCGCTAGGTACCTCGTATAATATCATCTACCTAATGGATGAAGAAGTGGATTATAGAAAAGAGATAGACTCTGTTTTTGCAGTAGTTAATCAATCGTTATCTACCTACATTCCAACATCCGATATTTCAAGAATTAATAAGGGAGAAACGACTATAGAAGTAGACCATATGTTTCGAGAAGTTTTTGAGCTTTCGAAGGAAATACATGAAGCCACGAACGGTTATTTTGACCCAACGGTCGGTAACTTGGTCAATGCATGGGGTTTTGGTCCTGAAAAACAGATAGTAATGGATAGTGCTAAGGTGGATAGTTTATTGAAATATGTTGGTTTTAATAAGGTAAACATAACACATGAAGGCATTATCGAAAAGGAAGATTCCAATATCTATTTTGATTTTAATGCTATTGCCAAAGGTTATGCCATTGACAGAGTAGCAGTTATGCTTAACGACAAGGGAATACAGAATTTTCTAGTAGAAGTAGGGGGCGAAATTGCAGCTAAGGGCACCAATGTGGTAAAGAACAAACCATGGGTGGTGGGTATAGATGACCCAGAGGCTACTGGAGATAGAGAACTGAAACTGTTGATTAATCTGGAAAATAGGGCCTTGGCTTCTTCTGGGAATTATAGAAAGTTTAGGGTAGATAGCCTTACGGGAAAAAAGTTCGTGCATACGATTGATCCTATTACAGGTTATACGAAGGATTCTAATACGCTCGGGGTAACCATACTGGCGGAAAATTGCGCCATTGCAGATGCTTATGCTACAGCTTTCATGGCTATGGACCTCGATGTGGCTTTTAAATTAATTTCTTCTAATGAGAAGTTAGAGGCATATATCGTCTATTTGGATGATAAGGGTGAGACTAAGGAGTTTTTAACTTCCGGGTTTAAAGAAGTCGTTTCTAAATAA